The Pseudomonas extremaustralis genome contains a region encoding:
- the rarD gene encoding EamA family transporter RarD, which produces MSKGVVLSVSASALFAVMYYFTSLLTPLSGMEIFGWRMLLTVPCMTVFMIVSGEWRRVWELLRMLAAKPRLIGGVVLSSALLGVQLWLFMWAPLNGRSLDVSVGYFLLPLTMVLTGRLVWGEQLSYLQQIAVVLAGLGVLNELYQAGGFSWATLVVIIGYPVYFVVRKYLKTDHLGGLWLDMALMLPVAWWFVQSGAQGFAVMDVHPKLYALIPILGLISASALVSYIIASRLLAFSLFGLLSYVEPVLLLGVALLLGEGIKAGEWLTYIPIWLAVMVLVYEGFKHLVRQRRA; this is translated from the coding sequence GTGTCTAAAGGTGTTGTGTTATCGGTATCGGCCTCGGCGTTGTTTGCCGTGATGTATTACTTCACATCGTTGCTGACGCCGTTGAGCGGTATGGAGATTTTCGGCTGGCGCATGTTACTCACCGTACCGTGCATGACGGTGTTCATGATCGTCAGTGGTGAATGGCGGCGCGTATGGGAGTTGCTGCGGATGTTGGCGGCCAAGCCAAGGCTGATCGGCGGCGTGGTGCTATCTTCGGCTTTGCTCGGCGTGCAACTGTGGCTGTTCATGTGGGCGCCGCTGAACGGGCGCAGCCTGGATGTGTCGGTGGGCTACTTCCTGCTGCCACTGACCATGGTATTGACCGGCCGCCTGGTGTGGGGCGAACAGCTTTCGTACCTGCAACAGATCGCAGTGGTGCTCGCCGGCCTTGGGGTGCTCAACGAGCTCTACCAGGCCGGTGGTTTCTCGTGGGCGACCCTGGTGGTCATCATCGGCTACCCGGTCTACTTCGTCGTGCGCAAATACCTCAAGACCGACCACTTGGGCGGACTCTGGCTGGATATGGCACTGATGCTGCCGGTGGCATGGTGGTTCGTACAAAGCGGCGCGCAAGGTTTCGCGGTGATGGATGTGCACCCCAAGCTGTACGCATTGATTCCCATATTGGGGCTGATCAGTGCGTCGGCGCTGGTGAGCTACATTATTGCCAGTCGTTTGCTGGCGTTCAGCTTGTTCGGGTTGCTCAGTTATGTCGAACCGGTGCTGTTGCTAGGGGTGGCATTGCTGCTGGGTGAAGGGATCAAGGCCGGCGAATGGCTGACCTATATTCCCATCTGGCTGGCGGTCATGGTGCTGGTGTATGAGGGGTTCAAGCATCTGGTGCGTCAGCGCCGGGCCTGA
- a CDS encoding dermonecrotic toxin domain-containing protein, with translation MSISSPGDEDAVDSAFQAYMDRARSAFRDTTLTAQGRALAHAAVAPGKVGAPGVQVSTFAVDGAQANDIVMIRRVPVTAEGPNFLLYIPEDDGPSFHTFTTREEMTVWLKALANDPGRLDTFARHFSHPLAPTQVDRVKQTMTAFAAGDINAVVGSFAYEKGDIFARLGKDITQPPPVNGLSKTSLLRIEPDGRATYIGTRADGEKVLFKYDAYGNLHGGSKDGFFFVKNALNSEEPLVRMSQQEYARKVTGTALDNVGANDLNGLYDEFLKQLRNPGHGLGTALAALGVPEDTAHSIETIMKNPVTGTLLELNRGNRLGNVFGVDKDAMDSALEQAGDAVQRNIPGYGKRREQLNALADSLEGGFGKPAVVTAEVKTR, from the coding sequence ATGTCGATCAGTTCACCCGGCGACGAGGACGCCGTCGACAGCGCGTTCCAGGCTTATATGGATCGTGCGCGGTCAGCATTTCGCGACACCACGTTGACTGCCCAGGGCCGAGCGTTAGCCCACGCTGCGGTGGCGCCTGGCAAGGTTGGTGCACCTGGCGTCCAGGTATCGACCTTCGCCGTAGACGGCGCGCAAGCCAATGACATCGTGATGATCAGGCGCGTGCCCGTCACGGCCGAAGGCCCCAATTTCCTGCTGTACATTCCTGAGGACGACGGGCCGTCGTTTCACACCTTTACGACTCGCGAGGAAATGACGGTTTGGCTCAAAGCGCTGGCCAACGATCCGGGCAGGCTGGACACATTTGCGCGGCATTTCTCCCATCCGTTGGCGCCCACCCAAGTGGACCGGGTCAAGCAAACAATGACAGCGTTTGCCGCCGGGGATATCAATGCAGTGGTTGGCAGTTTTGCTTATGAGAAGGGCGATATCTTCGCTCGCCTGGGTAAAGACATCACCCAGCCGCCGCCCGTCAACGGCCTGAGCAAGACCAGCCTGTTGCGCATTGAACCTGATGGTCGAGCGACCTACATCGGGACTCGGGCCGATGGAGAGAAAGTGCTGTTTAAGTACGACGCATACGGCAACCTGCATGGCGGCAGCAAGGACGGGTTTTTCTTCGTAAAAAACGCACTGAACAGTGAGGAGCCGTTGGTGCGCATGAGCCAGCAGGAGTATGCGCGTAAAGTGACGGGCACCGCCCTGGACAACGTCGGTGCCAATGATTTGAACGGGCTCTACGACGAGTTCCTCAAGCAACTCAGAAACCCGGGCCATGGCCTTGGGACTGCCCTGGCCGCGCTAGGCGTTCCAGAAGACACCGCCCACTCTATCGAGACCATCATGAAGAACCCCGTCACAGGGACGCTGCTCGAACTGAACCGGGGCAATCGTCTCGGCAATGTGTTCGGGGTTGATAAGGACGCCATGGACAGCGCCCTGGAGCAGGCAGGCGATGCGGTGCAGCGCAATATTCCAGGGTACGGCAAGCGTCGGGAGCAGTTGAACGCCCTGGCCGACTCGCTCGAAGGCGGGTTTGGCAAGCCCGCTGTGGTCACGGCTGAAGTGAAGACTCGCTGA